In the Catenovulum adriaticum genome, ATCACTTCTGCTTGGTATCTTTCACTAGCACGTAACGCTGGCTCATCAAACCGTCCCCAAATATCAGAAAGAGAGACGAGCATTAAATCGTCAAAATCGACTAAAGGAAACAACGAAGCGACCCCGCGAACTCGACTTTGCTCAAATACCGAACGAGTAATGTCGTTATTGCCATCTGCAACTATGTTGCGTTGCCCATCATCATTTTCAAGCGCTAACCACCAAATAAGCTGAGGCCTACGACTACCCCAAATAGTGCCACCCGTTGCGCGGATTTGTTGATTAATTGCCTTTTCATTAAATTGCGCCTTTAAAAATAACTGTCCATCAATATGTTGAAACTGATATTGACTTAGATAGCGAGTAGAATTTGTAATCGCACTTTTAATATCACTATGATTTGAAATATGTGGATTACCGCTTATTCGAATAAATACAACTTCAATCGCTTTTTTATAAGCGTTTTGGCGTTCTTGATATGTTTGAGTTTGTACCGCTATTTGTGCCGTGTATAAGCCATTCATTTCAACAGCACTGGCGTTAAAACCCAAAAAGCATAACAAAAATAATAGTTGTATAAAACGGCTGAAATACAAAGCCATAGGTTTAAAAATCTTCCTAATCAATTAAATGAACCAAGCCAAACCATAATAACCTAATCATAATGTATTTAAAGCTCAAAAACGATTCGCTTTTACAATTCATTTAAAAACCGTTCAAATATCAAGCAATATTATCCTGTTCATCCTGAATTCTGACAAATATATCAAGCAAAAGCTTTTTATTCCGATTTTATACTTGGTACAATATGTTTACTTAAATTAAGTTTCGCAAAACGGTATTGACTCATGTTAATCGTCAATTAGCTAGTTTTTACTGTTGCTTTTGTGAACATATAAACATTTTATAATTGAAAGGTACTCATCGCTTTTCGGTTAAAGTTAAACATGAATCGCCCTAACTCGCATTTGCAGTTAATTGGGGTATAATTTATTCGTTTTTTTGATTTTATTAATAGGATCCACTGTGGCTGAGCAGAAAACAACTTTAAATTACAAAGACGCAGGCGTTGATATTGATGCCGGCAATGAATTAGTTGAACGCATCAAAGGCGTAACAAAAGCAACTAGCCGCCCCGAGGTTGTCGGTAATATTGGTGGTTTTGGCGCACTTTGCCGAATTCCAGAAAAATATAAACGACCTATGCTTGTCTCAGGCACAGATGGAGTTGGCACCAAACTTAGACTTGCAATCGATTTAGGTTTTCATGACACTGTGGGCATTGATTTAGTTGCAATGTGTGTCAATGATTTAATTGTACAGGGTGCTGAGCCTTTATTTTTCTTAGACTATTATGCAACCGGAAAATTAGATATTGATGTTGCAGCCTCTGTTGTTTCAGGTATTGGTGAAGGCTGTAGCCAGTCTGGTTGTGCTTTAATTGGTGGCGAAACAGCTGAAATGCCAGGCATGTATGAAGGCAGTGATTATGATCTTGCTGGCTTTTGTGTGGGCGTTGTAGAAGAAGCAGATGTCATTGACGGTACTCGCGTGCAAGCCGGTAACAAATTAATTGCGGTTGCATCGTCTGGTCCTCACTCTAATGGCTACTCACTTATTCGAAAAATTTTAGAAGTAAGCGAAGCCGATTTAGAGCAAGATTTAAATGGCACACCATTAAAATCACATTTAATGCAGCCAACTAAAATTTATGTTAAATCTGTACTTAAGCTTTTAGAAAACACCAAAGTTAATGCAATAAGCCATATTACTGGTGGCGGTTTCTGGG is a window encoding:
- a CDS encoding DUF2066 domain-containing protein; this encodes MNGLYTAQIAVQTQTYQERQNAYKKAIEVVFIRISGNPHISNHSDIKSAITNSTRYLSQYQFQHIDGQLFLKAQFNEKAINQQIRATGGTIWGSRRPQLIWWLALENDDGQRNIVADGNNDITRSVFEQSRVRGVASLFPLVDFDDLMLVSLSDIWGRFDEPALRASERYQAEVIVLGKIFKQKAQDSVSSQAWFAQLNLVDGSHSQPLLVNADDKNLLMSKVVDEVANLLAQKYSIKASDVTTEDLSLTVENIDNAAEAIVIQDFLATISAVDTVKIYQLNQSGVTYHLNLLGEALDVYDALTFDDRIEKVTPKFGQENSMPNSLYRWKGQSH
- the purM gene encoding phosphoribosylformylglycinamidine cyclo-ligase, producing MAEQKTTLNYKDAGVDIDAGNELVERIKGVTKATSRPEVVGNIGGFGALCRIPEKYKRPMLVSGTDGVGTKLRLAIDLGFHDTVGIDLVAMCVNDLIVQGAEPLFFLDYYATGKLDIDVAASVVSGIGEGCSQSGCALIGGETAEMPGMYEGSDYDLAGFCVGVVEEADVIDGTRVQAGNKLIAVASSGPHSNGYSLIRKILEVSEADLEQDLNGTPLKSHLMQPTKIYVKSVLKLLENTKVNAISHITGGGFWENIPRVLPNNTKAVIEQNSWQWPDVFSWLQEAGNVETHEMLRTFNCGVGLILAVHEDDVEATLISLRQSGEKAWLIGSIEDANDGEAQVEMV